The following are encoded in a window of Phaseolus vulgaris cultivar G19833 chromosome 3, P. vulgaris v2.0, whole genome shotgun sequence genomic DNA:
- the LOC137806585 gene encoding inorganic phosphate transporter 2-1, chloroplastic yields MNPSCRFASTKHTPFLQNSHITSPFFLRHSHRVKTHLSLPSPTIAPKPSSVNILRFRHLGAAKRFATLSSFAEGEAGGREEEVQAANGNEVDGLAKAFDISSGTASAISICMALAVLSFPLMMKSLGQGLAVKTKVLSYATLLFGFYMAWNIGANDVANAMGTSVGSGALTLRQAVLTAAVLEFSGALLMGTHVTNTMQKGILLANVFNGKDTLLFAGLLSSLAAAGTWLQIASYYGWPVSTTHCIVGAMVGFGLAYGGAGAVFWGSLARVISSWVVSPLMGAAVSFLVYKCIRRFVYSAPNPGLAAAAAAPIAVFMGVTGISFVAFPLSKSFPLALAQALVSGTVGAFLVDRIIRKQLGHLLVKSNTPKPESKEDTVHHNIGFLDDVAGPKGAQLEIVYGVFGYMQVLSACFMSFAHGGNDVSNAIGPLAGALAILQGGAAGAEIVIPIDVLAWGGFGIVAGLMMWGYRVIATIGKKITELTPTRGFAAEFAAASVVLFASKLGLPISATHTLVGAVMGVGFARGFNSVRSETVKEIVASWVVTIPVGAVLSVIYTWILTRILSYIL; encoded by the exons ATGAATCCCTCTTGTCGCTTCGCTTCCACTAAACACACTCCCTTCCTTCAAAACTCTCACATCACTTCCCCTTTCTTCCTCCGACACTCCCACCGCGTCAAGACTCATCTTTCCTTGCCGTCGCCCACGATAGCACCAAAACCATCCTCCGTCAACATTCTAAGGTTCAGGCACCTGGGCGCCGCCAAGCGCTTCGCCACGCTGTCGTCTTTTGCTGAAGGGGAGGCGGGGGGGCGGGAGGAGGAAGTGCAAGCGGCGAACGGCAATGAGGTGGATGGGCTTGCGAAGGCCTTTGACATATCATCGGGAACAGCGTCGGCCATATCGATATGCATGGCGTTGGCGGTGCTGAGCTTCCCGCTGATGATGAAGTCGCTGGGGCAGGGGCTGGCGGTAAAGACGAAGGTGCTCTCGTACGCGACGCTGCTGTTTGGGTTCTACATGGCGTGGAACATTGGCGCCAACGACGTGGCGAACGCAATGGGGACCTCGGTGGGATCGGGGGCGCTGACGCTGAGGCAGGCGGTGCTGACGGCGGCGGTGCTGGAGTTTTCCGGGGCGCTGTTGATGGGGACGCACGTGACGAACACGATGCAGAAGGGGATTCTGTTGGCCAATGTGTTCAATGGCAAGGATACTCTGCTCTTCGCTGGCTTGCTCTCTTCTCTGGCTGCTGCTGGTACTTGGTTGCAG ATAGCATCATATTATGGTTGGCCAGTATCTACTACACATTGTATAGTAGGAGCCATGGTGGGGTTTGGTTTAGCATATGGAGGCGCTGGAGCTGTTTTCTGGGGTTCTCTAGCAAGGGTGATCTCTTCGTGGGTTGTCTCACCACTGATGGGAGCAGCTGTATCATTTCTTGTCTACAAGTGCATCCGAAGG TTTGTGTACAGTGCACCTAACCCCGGACTAGCAGCAGCTGCTGCGGCACCAATTGCTGTATTTATGGGTGTTACTGGGATTTCATTTGTTGCCTTCCCCCTTAGCAAGAGCTTTCCTTTAGCTCTGGCCCAAGCTTTAGTCTCTGGAACTGTTGGTGCTTTTCTGGTTGACAGAATCATCAGAAAGCAGCTGGGCCATCTTCTTGTCAAGTCAAATACTCCAAAGCCTGAGTCAAAAGAGGACACTGTCCACCACAATATAGGATTCCTGGATGATGTTGCAGGCCCAAAGGGTGCTCAACTGGAAATAGTTTATGGAGTCTTTGGTTACATGCAAGTCCTTTCAGCATGTTTCATGTCCTTTGCTCATGGAGGAAATGATGTCTCCAACGCCATAGGCCCACTGGCAGGTGCACTGGCTATCCTTCAAGGTGGTGCCGCAGGAGCCGAGATTGTTATTCCAATTGATGTTCTCGCTTGGGGAGGATTTGGAATAGTTGCAGGGCTAATGATGTGGGGTTATAGAGTGATTGCTACAATAGGAAAGAAGATTACAGAACTTACACCAACCAGAGGATTTGCAGCTGAGTTTGCTGCTGCCTCTGTGGTTCTGTTTGCTTCAAAGCTGGGACTACCCATCTCTGCAACCCATACTCTAGTAGGTGCAGTAATGGGTGTTGGGTTTGCAAGGGGATTTAACAGTGTCAGATCAGAAACTGTGAAGGAGATTGTGGCTTCATGGGTAGTCACTATTCCAGTTGGTGCTGTTCTCTCAGTCATCTACACTTGGATCTTGACTAGGATTTTGTCCTATATTTTATGA
- the LOC137806586 gene encoding uncharacterized protein — protein sequence MLKRVVHSLGRVEHREKGSRRKNHQSESVPSPELYSQSKEFVVRITHAGGHQELYRHAVPASKLMTKYPGMCVARPEVFKVPHQSVLWREEVLVPGHKYILISIRDVEKLKRKLLEEENSKEANGVVLETKTRSPKERVKVPNVVEDHETLDTMINNSGNSHKENGKTKETNGVGGQGVLEKRISVSPKGQGSNSVVKEGTTGLGVEKVDTNMDGSLGEGGVEDSFFSAKDFYVPKEKSITPRPSRRKGIKGKKPFVAPLPKPRPYRSLGWQPSLPTVKELSP from the coding sequence ATGCTGAAGCGTGTGGTTCATTCGTTAGGTCGGGTGGAACATAGAGAGAAAGGTTCCAGAAGGAAGAACCATCAGAGTGAAAGCGTGCCGTCGCCGGAATTGTACTCACAGTCCAAGGAGTTTGTTGTGAGGATAACTCATGCGGGTGGACATCAGGAGCTGTATAGACATGCAGTTCCTGCGTCTAAGTTGATGACAAAGTATCCGGGGATGTGTGTTGCACGGCCAGAAGTGTTCAAAGTGCCTCATCAATCGGTGTTATGGAGAGAAGAGGTTCTGGTGCCTGGTCACAAGTATATCCTGATCTCGATTAGAGACGTGGAGAAGCTGAAACGAAAACTTTTAGAGGAAGAGAACAGCAAAGAGGCTAATGGGGTGGTATTGGAAACAAAGACCAGGTCTCCTAAGGAGAGAGTGAAAGTGCCGAATGTTGTAGAAGACCATGAGACACTGGATACAATGATCAATAATAGTGGAAACAGTCACAAAGAAAATGGGAAAACGAAAGAGACAAATGGAGTTGGAGGGCAAGGGGTGTTGGAAAAAAGGATAAGTGTGTCTCCCAAAGGCCAAGGGAGCAACAGTGTTGTGAAAGAGGGAACAACGGGGCTAGGTGTAGAGAAGGTGGACACAAATATGGATGGTTCTTTAGGTGAAGGAGGTGTAGAGGACTCTTTTTTCTCTGCAAAGGACTTCTATGTCCCTAAGGAGAAGTCCATAACCCCAAGACCTTCAAGACGAAAAGGAATAAAAGGGAAGAAGCCTTTTGTGGCACCTCTTCCTAAGCCACGACCATATCGGAGCTTGGGATGGCAACCTAGCCTCCCAACTGTGAAGGAACTCTCGCCATGA
- the LOC137839071 gene encoding uncharacterized protein → MDSFQQHHGYMRPPQPPPPPLHAADPHLHQHHFHQIPPPPPQAPWLSSQFQYHPSQTPSPPPQWQQPPPPPPPPPPSSAYSYHPSPFPPPPPRSHAPPHQFTPHSHIPQPYPHEWGNPNLPPNQAYPAHNNEEDWAAKARAWAAKAALESQHPQTHFSPAGRLHEQNQFHDQYQQSVDPHYTDVQNQSHPTYQQFSYLDTSVQRHSGHSQDGVPVSLETSYAQDGHSYSARDGTSIRDSNVSFEQGNLPTNPSVHQQEVPSSYSSVAGKEAADQIQQSYSVFPLSSSSSQERHVQPSMHAPPFAPGSHSVDSAISLADQPLDFAPRFNRDNDLQMQSTYNHHDSSTSINNWAAQVAPGVGYPPIHASGPQLDPSITTSGHVAPPFGRFPGPPGLPSTIPPSGAPPFTLSTGTTIHPTAAFSADAYGVSSVSDRPKKASVPNWLREEIKKTVIAAPAENLKEEATFVYDGIDKPYARGDEADSKSIDSSRSAEDEEDEEDQLEVARTAAINQEIKRVLTEVLLKVTDELFDEIATKVLAEDDLTAEVGHKVVIPNHKASASPPSATVPKASAKVLVPVKEKVENNGATEKSNSSSPGDVLGLGNYGSDADDEDNEIESSSVPTPAKDAAYQSEIKQHLSDTHDVSVNGISQFDEHSRYETNFVNAQVKTISLPSRSSNDSASDQLHDDKVTRASDLSHSSKVVSVDLRDNGLDAIQRSHDRFNGFSSKESSGIPRSELPGKNIVVEKSTDDHSGRESRRKSEKNDLPDRNTSEKDFVKEVHSSKTRIDEKGYENHRRKDERNHKREKTDYGSEAKERVKEHNFRHGEKAKESESRKRSSHVDVKDDKREAEKSHRGSATDDTSRKREHTKDKGEHKSRQKDQSNHDRHRRRRSSSVSSRGRTNKDRTEHAGNSSGEGSDGSKRKLHSRKRDLSPSPVRSKRRQLSRSPHSKRSQRRHSPYSSLDSSRFVAIKFGSQVELWSVWLSGFVFIALSLYATQRLPSLKDHSRASKDVIFGITIFTAPKPFKGSTGAKQTLAVRSWLALSPYVTVVLYSQDPSVASFADAFDSRVLVDTNIDFTFLGTPFFHSMIAKSRSHTSEISVIVDPDTIILSGFISTLNHVYQLDHDWLLVVSAQNVSSFPFHLDKSGKHWQTGNGKRMKIQQLQKILQHNWQGKRCYTRMIMVWNSKDVPLHDGVLPPFLYGKGIHNNWVIHEAMSSEFRFVFDASLTITSFYLNEEDDFSPTQGNSSALDIEHRNWEYIGNSHVGANYGSFFYREANSNLVKLLKCNKRYIVVDTKKNVVYSIGHQGAINLMKEKYFPPWLKENRVYCIDSMKPQTISLDCSEKDQREIPATPELPFSLESLLSINADKTKTVILTVAGYSYKDMLMSWVCRLRELFVENFVVCAIDQETYQFSILQGIPVFTDPTAPSNISFDDCHFGTKCFQRVTKVKSRIVLKILKLGYNVLLSDVDVYWFKNPLPLLHSFGPAVLAAQSDEYKTQGPINLPRRLNSGFYYAHSDTQTIAAIEKVVRHAETSGLSEQPSFYDTLCGEGGSNRVGDDKCVEPETNLTVHFLDRDLFPNGAYQELWREKNVKAACLKKGSYIIHNNWISGRLKKLERQVLSGLWEYDPGTRMCLWCWHGTVSDTEVNSEERVDSFLSSL, encoded by the exons ATGGATTCGTTCCAGCAACATCACGGCTACATGAGACCACCGCAACCGCCACCTCCTCCGCTGCATGCGGCGGATCCCCACCTTCACCAGCACCACTTTCACCAGATACCACCTCCGCCGCCCCAGGCCCCCTGGTTGTCTTCCCAATTCCAATACCACCCTTCGCAGACCCCTTCTCCTCCGCCACAGTGGCAGCAACCACCGCCGccgcctcctcctcctcctccgtCGAGCGCATATTCGTACCATCCAAGCCCGTTCCCTCCTCCTCCGCCTCGCTCTCACGCGCCTCCTCATCAGTTCACACCTCACTCCCACATTCCTCAGCCTTATCCTCAT GAATGGGGAAATCCAAACTTGCCACCTAACCAGGCCTATCCAG CCCATAACAATGAAGAAGATTGGGCTGCGAAGGCCAGAGCTTGGGCAGCTAAGGCTGCCTTGGAAAGTCAGCATCCACAAACACATTTTTCACCTGCTGGAAGATTGCACGAGCAAAATCAGTTTCATGATCAGTATCAGCAATCGGTTGACCCACATTATACTGATGTTCAAAACCAATCCCATCCAACCTATCAACAATTTTCCTACTTAGATACATCTGTGCAGCGACATTCAGGACATTCCCAGGATGGTGTACCTGTCAGCTTGGAGACATCTTATGCTCAAGATGGACATTCATACAGTGCTAGAGATGGGACCAGCATCAGAGATTCAAATGTTTCATTTGAACAAGGGAACTTGCCAACAAATCCATCTGTTCATCAGCAGGAGGTACCTTCTAGTTATAGTTCTGTTGCAG GTAAAGAGGCTGCTGATCAGATTCAACAATCATACTCAGTCTTTCCTTTGTCAAGTTCCTCATCTCAAGAACGTCATGTGCAACCATCAATGCATGCACCGCCCTTTGCACCGGGCAGCCACTCAGTTGACTCAGCTATTAGTCTTGCTGATCAACCATTAGATTTTGCACCCCGGTTTAATCGTGATAATGACTTGCAGATGCAATCAACTTACAATCATCATGATTCAAGTACTTCAATTAATAACTGGGCTGCTCAGGTGGCCCCTGGTGTTGGTTATCCACCAATTCATGCCTCTGGGCCACAG CTTGACCCTTCTATCACCACTTCTGGTCATGTGGCGCCACCATTTGGAAGGTTTCCTGGACCACCCGGCCTCCCTTCAACCATTCCACCAAGTGGTGCACCACCTTTTACCCTTAGCACAGGAACTACAATTCATCCTACCGCTGCTTTCTCTGCTGATGCATATGGGGTATCTAGTGTTTCTGATCGTCCTAAGAAG GCTTCAGTCCCCAACTGGCTTAGAGAGGAAATAAAGAAAACAGTCATTGCTGCTCCTGCAGAGAATCTGAAGGAGGAAGCAACATTTGTATATGATGGCATTGACAAGCCATATGCGAGAGGTGATGAGGCAGATAGTAAAAGCATAGATTCATCTAGATCAGCTGAGGAtgaggaagatgaagag GATCAACTTGAGGTAGCTAGAACCGCAGCAATCAACCAAGAAATAAAAAGAGTTCTGACTGAAGTTCTTTTGAAG GTTACTGATGAATTGTTTGATGAAATTGCAACCAAAGTTCTAGCTGAAGATGATCTTACTGCTGAAG TAGGTCACAAGGTTGTAATCCCAAACCATAAGGCATCTGCATCTCCACCCTCAGCTACAGTTCCTAAGGCATCTGCAAAGGTTTTAGTTCCAGTCAAAGAGAAGGTAGAAAATAATGGTGCCACTGAAAAATCTAATTCTAGCTCTCCTGGAGATGTTTTAGGTCTTGGAAATTATGGTTCTGATGCTGATGATGAAGACAATGAAATTGAGAGTTCCAGTGTGCCAACTCCTGCAAAAGATGCTGCTTACCAGTCAGAGATTAAGCAACATTTGTCAGATACACATGATGTATCTGTTAATGGCATTTCACAGTTTGATGAGCATAGTAGATATGAAACTAATTTTGTGAATGCTCAGGTCAAAACCATCTCTTTACCATCCAGAAGTAGCAATGATTCTGCTTCTGATCAATTGCATGATGACAAGGTTACTAGAGCATCCGATCTTTCACATTCTTCCAAAGTGGTGTCTGTAGATCTTAGGGATAATGGGCTTGATGCCATTCAAAGAAGCCATGATAGATTTAATGGCTTTAGTTCTAAGGAGTCTTCAGGGATACCAAGATCTGAACTGCCTGGAAAGAACATTGTTGTGGAAAAATCAACAGATGATCATTCAGGTAGGGAAAGCAGaagaaaatctgaaaaaaatgACCTGCCTGATAGGAATACTTCAGAGAAAGACTTTGTAAAGGAGGTACACAGTAGTAAGACCAGGATAGATGAAAAAGGTTACGAGAATCATAGAAGGAAGGATGAAAGAAATCATAAAAGGGAAAAAACAGATTATGGCAGTGAGGCAAAAGAAAGGGTGAAAGAACACAATTTCAGGCATGGGGAGAAGGCAAAGGAATCAGAGTCAAGGAAAAGATCGTCTCATGTTGATGTCAAGGATGATAAAAGGGAAGCAGAAAAATCCCATAGAGGTAGTGCCACTGACGATACTAGCCGGAAAAGGGAGCATACAAAGGACAAGGGGGAACATAAATCAAGGCAGAAAGATCAAAGTAATCATGACAGGCATAGGAGAAGACGTTCATCTTCAGTTAGTAGTAGAGGTAGAACCAACAAGGATCGTACTGAGCATGCCGGTAATTCAAGTGGTGAAGGATCAGATGGCTCAAAAAG GAAGCTGCATTCAAGAAAGCGTGACTTATCACCGTCTCCTGTCAGATCTAAAAGAAG ACAACTTTCGCGGTCTCCTCATAGCAAGCGTTCTCAGCGCAGGCATTCTCCCTATTCTTCTCTTGATTCTTCCAGGTTTGTTGCCATTAAGTTT GGATCTCAGGTGGAGCTATGGTCGGTTTGGCTATCTGGGTTTGTCTTCATTGCTCTCTCTCTCTATGCCACTCAGAGATTACCTTCATTGAAGGATCATAGCAGAGCTTCCAAAGATGTTATATTTGGTATTACCATATTCACAGCTCCGAAACCCTTTAAGGGCTCTACTGGGGCCAAACAGACTCTTGCTGTTAGGTCATGGTTGGCTCTGTCTCCATATGTTACTGTTGTTTTGTACAGTCAAGATCCTTCCGTTGCCTCTTTTGCTGATGCTTTTGATTCCAGGGTTTTAGTTGATACTAACATTGATTTTAC CTTCCTAGGTACTCCTTTTTTCCACTCCATGATTGCAAAATCACGTTCACACACATCAGAGATATCTGTTATCGTTGACCCTGATACCATTATCCTTTCTGGATTCATCTCCACCCTAAACCATGTGTATCAACTTGACCATGATTGGCTTCTTGTTGTTTCGGCTCAAAATGTTTCTTCCTTCCCATTCCATTTGGATAAGTCTGGGAAACATTGGCAGACAGGTAATGGGAAACGAATGAAGATCCAGCAg ctgcagaaaataCTTCAACACAATTGGCAGGGGAAACGTTGCTATACAAGAATGATCATGGTGTGGAACAGCAAGGATGTGCCTCTACATGATGGAGTTCTTCCTCCTTTCTTGTACGGTAAAGGTATACATAACAACTGGGTGATTCATGAGGCCATGTCATCTGAGTTCAGATTTGTCTTTGATGCTAGTTTGACCATCACAAGTTTCTATTTGAATGAAGAGGATGATTTTAGTCCCACGCAAGGAAATTCTAGTGCTTTAGATATTGAACATAGAAATTGGGAGTACATTGGCAATTCCCATGTAGGGGCAAACTATGGCTCCTTCTTCTACAGGGAAGCTAACTCTAACCTGGTCAAACTTTTGAAGTGCAATAAACGATACATTGTGGTTGACACCAAGAAAAATGTTGTTTATTCAATTGGACACCAGGGTGCAATAAACCTGATgaaggaaaaatattttccacctTGGTTAAAGGAAAATAGAGTGTATTGCATTGATAGTATGAAACCACAGACTATATCATTAGATTGTTCTGAGAAGGATCAGAGGGAAATTCCAGCCACTCCGGAGCTTCCATTCTCCTTAGAATCACTCCTGTCTATCAATGCAGACAAAACTAAAACAGTTATACTTACCGTTGCTGGATATAGCTACAAGGATATGCTCATGAGTTGGGTTTGCAGATTACGAGAACTGTTTGTTGAAAATTTTGTTGTGTGTGCCATTGATCAAGAAACATATCAATTCTCCATCTTGCAG GGAATTCCAGTTTTCACAGATCCGACAGCTCCAAGTAACATCAGTTTTGATGACTGCCACTTTGGCACCAAGTGCTTCCAAAGGGTGACGAAGGTGAAGTCAAGAATTGTTCTGAAGATTCTCAAGCTGGGTTACAATGTACTTCTCAGTGATGTTGATGTATACTGGTTCAAAAACCCACTTCCCTTACTTCACTCTTTTGGCCCCGCTGTTCTTGCTGCACAGTCTGATGAATACAAAACACAAG GACCAATAAACCTACCTAGACGCTTAAACTCTGGCTTCTATTATGCTCATTCCGACACTCAGACAATTGCTGCTATAGAGAAAGTGGTAAGACATGCAGAAACTTCTGGCTTATCAGAGCAGCCAAGCTTCTACGACACGTTATGCGGCGAAGGAGGATCTAACCGCGTCGGTGACGACAAATGTGTGGAACCTGAAACAAACCTAACGGTACATTTCTTAGACAGAGACCTTTTCCCAAACGGTGCTTACCAAGAACTATGGCGGGAAAAAAACGTGAAAGCAGCATGTTTGAAGAAGGGTAGTTacatcatccacaacaactggATCAGTGGGAGGCTGAAGAAACTGGAGCGCCAAGTCTTGTCTGGTTTATGGGAGTATGATCCTGGCACAAGAATGTGTCTGTGGTGCTGGCATGGCACGGTATCAGACACTGAAGTTAATTCTGAGGAAAGGGTTGATTCCTTCTTATCCAGTCTATGA